A single window of Granulicella sibirica DNA harbors:
- a CDS encoding Ig-like domain repeat protein: MKRLTVFPRLSLALTMLCMIAGFSPAPAIGQVATAFPGTTTVGGGTQVLSVTVTLKTGGEIAGARVMTQGKVNGDFTAAGGDTCTGQTLGANQSCTFPVQFKPAAPGERRGAVLLLDANGGLLGTQMLYGIGSGSLGIMIPGTIQTLAGVSGTWFYKNDGVPANYAPIYFPEGVAADASGNVFLSDTNNSRIRRIDAQTGLISTVAGTGSAGTSGDNGPATSAALNTPAAMIIDGAGDIIFADSQNHAIRKVSLATGTLSTIAGRLGTAGFAGDGGAASSALLNGPESIAMNARGDLFIADSSNCRIRKVDAQTGLISTVVGNGNPGSNGDGGQGTAAQVAQPFGLATDPAGDLFIADLAGNVVRELSASGIMSTVAGTGSAGDATEGTPGTSTPLRQPSDVKVDVAGDLYIADSGNNLIRKLSAVTGLMTSVGGNGSTFQGGDGGAAVAAGIDRPYALALDSQGNVLLADTYDNRVREIQNSIVYLKYNPIKVGGTSPQQGVTVENDGNVDMHFTAIVPDGNSALDTSKTTCLTTIPLTTGATCLVGAEFVPLTVGSTVTAAIQVQTDAANTPDVINLTGESDTLEPTVTTLTADVNPVGLGAQVTFTAVVSGNGVAPAGNVKFYDGTNLLGTVATGATGSTATFPISTLALGPHTITAAFGGDSTNSPSTSAVLTEIVKQASTVTLSSNLMPSKVGQSITFSATVTGASTTPGGSVVFNDNGSQIGTGAVNGSGVASTSTNLLAAGTHTITAVYSGDTNTLPGTSAALSQAVNLWSTSTTLTSSNPTDSLGSPLIFSVHVTTTSTVPPSGAVVLTDNGVSLAMLVVDGSGNASYSNSSLAVGTHALVATYQADSTNDTSSSAPLTQTVQTISTSTGLTSSANPVSAGATLHLVATVAAVTNVTAGAPTGVVTFKDGTTAIGTATISPTGVATLDVASLGVGTHGLAAVYGGSTNYASSTSNTLSEVVQLATTSVQLASSSNPSISGKGVTLTAVVSGSGGVPGGTVTFLNGGVTLGTGTVGGSGQATLGITTLPVGSLSLVATYGGDAKDNPSTSPALTQVVQQATTQISLTSSANPSFAGGTVTYLASLSSNGGVPSGQIVLTEGGSVLSTATMNGTGVASFSLNSLVAGSHTLIASFAGDASHSASTSNALVQVVQTGTSVTSIVSSKNPSVFGDQIGITFKVTGTAQQPTGTVTLMDQGTTLTTVTLNASGVATYPISNLTIGDHPLTATYSGDTTHAGSTSTVLTQRVQESTTTTILSSENPSLVGDAVKLTAAVVGTNGAAVTGTVTFTDGTAVLGSGTVANGSVSISISSLVEGTHLIVASYSGDATNVASASAMLSQVVMAAGTTVTLSSNVNPSVTGSAVIFSAAVSSKGENATGSVTFMDGSTTLGTGKVTNGVATFSTSGLTAGQHAIVARYGGDAGTQVSVSNALLQAIQNKTGISVVSSLNPALTLQGIVLTATVTNGENATGVVTFTDGATQIGSVNLASNGTAVLSLPSLAAGSHALVASYGGDSYNLPSTTAALTQTVQLRATTTSMAVSSDTYLSGAQITLVDVVRGDGPAAPTGTVTFMSGTNLIGTAQISTGGIATLTFFPVDPSYTIVATYSGDAAYAGSVADAVTITEGPSTTFTMTANPSTMSMASGSHTTISLTMTSVKNFADTISLGCLGLPADATCTFSTDKAALAANGTNVVQLTIDTGNPLGVGTSVTAKAKRMSLFDGVPGTLEAGLAIPAALLLGGLLGWGRRRRTLPRLLSLIVLIGMGMGLTSCANQLTQNKTPAGSYTVRIVASGVQTGASEISDLALTVTQ, translated from the coding sequence ATGAAGCGACTCACGGTATTCCCCCGTCTCAGCCTCGCGCTGACGATGCTCTGCATGATCGCGGGCTTCTCTCCGGCACCTGCCATCGGCCAGGTGGCCACGGCGTTTCCTGGAACGACAACGGTTGGCGGTGGAACACAGGTGCTTTCGGTTACGGTGACGCTGAAGACGGGCGGAGAGATTGCCGGCGCAAGGGTAATGACGCAGGGCAAGGTCAACGGCGACTTCACGGCGGCGGGGGGCGACACCTGCACCGGGCAGACGTTGGGAGCAAACCAGAGCTGCACCTTTCCGGTGCAATTCAAACCCGCTGCTCCGGGTGAGCGGCGCGGGGCGGTCCTGCTGCTGGACGCAAATGGTGGCCTTCTGGGAACCCAGATGCTCTACGGAATCGGCTCAGGTTCGCTTGGGATCATGATTCCGGGAACGATACAGACGCTCGCCGGCGTGAGCGGCACATGGTTTTACAAGAACGACGGTGTTCCGGCGAACTACGCTCCGATCTACTTTCCGGAGGGAGTAGCGGCCGATGCATCAGGAAACGTGTTTCTGAGCGACACGAACAACAGCCGCATCCGCAGGATCGACGCCCAGACTGGCTTGATCTCTACGGTCGCAGGCACCGGGAGCGCAGGAACGTCTGGAGATAACGGGCCGGCGACGAGCGCCGCGCTCAACACTCCGGCGGCGATGATCATCGACGGTGCTGGCGACATCATCTTCGCGGACTCGCAGAATCATGCGATTCGCAAGGTCAGCCTTGCAACGGGAACGCTGTCTACGATCGCCGGAAGGCTTGGCACGGCAGGATTTGCAGGGGATGGCGGCGCGGCGAGTTCCGCACTCTTGAACGGACCGGAGAGTATCGCCATGAATGCACGTGGCGACCTGTTTATCGCGGATTCGAGTAATTGCCGGATTCGAAAGGTGGATGCTCAGACCGGCCTGATCTCGACGGTGGTTGGAAACGGAAATCCTGGCTCGAATGGAGATGGCGGCCAGGGAACCGCGGCGCAGGTGGCTCAACCGTTCGGCCTCGCGACGGACCCGGCCGGCGACCTCTTCATTGCTGACCTGGCGGGCAACGTGGTTCGCGAACTGAGTGCGTCCGGGATCATGTCAACCGTGGCAGGCACCGGTTCGGCAGGGGATGCCACCGAAGGTACGCCGGGAACGTCCACGCCGCTCCGCCAGCCTTCGGATGTGAAGGTGGATGTCGCGGGCGACCTGTATATCGCGGATAGCGGAAACAACTTGATCCGGAAGCTCTCTGCGGTCACCGGCCTGATGACATCGGTTGGAGGAAATGGATCAACCTTCCAAGGGGGAGACGGTGGGGCGGCAGTTGCGGCAGGAATCGACAGGCCATACGCCCTTGCATTGGATTCACAGGGAAACGTCCTCCTGGCGGACACCTACGACAACCGCGTCCGGGAGATTCAGAACTCGATCGTCTACCTGAAATACAACCCAATCAAGGTCGGTGGCACGTCACCGCAACAGGGCGTGACGGTGGAGAACGATGGCAACGTCGACATGCACTTCACTGCGATCGTTCCCGACGGAAACTCCGCTCTGGACACGTCGAAGACGACATGCCTGACGACGATCCCGTTGACGACGGGCGCAACCTGCCTGGTCGGAGCCGAGTTTGTCCCGTTGACGGTCGGATCTACGGTTACAGCGGCGATCCAGGTGCAGACGGACGCAGCGAATACGCCGGACGTAATCAATCTGACGGGTGAATCAGATACGTTGGAGCCGACGGTGACGACGTTGACCGCGGATGTTAATCCAGTAGGTCTGGGAGCCCAGGTCACCTTTACAGCCGTGGTTTCAGGCAATGGAGTAGCCCCGGCGGGCAATGTCAAGTTCTACGACGGCACAAATCTCCTCGGGACGGTGGCCACGGGAGCGACAGGAAGTACGGCAACATTCCCGATCTCTACGCTGGCGCTTGGACCTCACACAATTACCGCTGCGTTCGGTGGAGATTCGACGAACTCCCCAAGCACGTCGGCGGTTCTGACGGAGATCGTGAAGCAAGCCTCTACGGTCACGCTGAGTTCGAACCTCATGCCCTCGAAGGTTGGCCAATCGATTACCTTCTCGGCCACGGTGACTGGAGCGAGTACGACGCCGGGTGGCTCTGTCGTCTTCAACGACAACGGAAGTCAGATCGGCACGGGCGCGGTGAACGGGAGCGGCGTTGCCAGCACCTCAACGAACCTGCTTGCGGCCGGCACGCATACGATCACCGCAGTGTATTCCGGAGATACGAATACGCTGCCGGGAACCTCGGCGGCTCTGTCGCAGGCTGTAAACCTGTGGAGCACCAGTACCACGCTCACGTCGAGCAATCCAACCGACTCATTGGGCAGCCCTCTCATCTTCTCAGTCCACGTCACGACGACGAGTACGGTACCGCCTTCAGGTGCGGTGGTTCTAACCGATAACGGCGTGAGCCTTGCGATGCTTGTGGTGGATGGTTCAGGCAATGCGAGTTACTCCAACTCTTCTTTGGCTGTCGGCACGCATGCGCTGGTGGCGACTTACCAGGCCGACTCCACGAACGATACGAGCAGTTCCGCTCCGCTGACCCAGACCGTGCAGACGATCAGCACCTCGACAGGGCTAACCTCTTCCGCGAACCCGGTGAGCGCAGGCGCGACGCTGCACCTCGTCGCGACGGTGGCCGCGGTCACCAACGTGACGGCTGGAGCGCCGACGGGTGTGGTTACCTTCAAAGACGGCACAACCGCCATCGGAACAGCGACCATTTCTCCGACGGGCGTGGCGACGCTCGATGTGGCTTCGCTCGGTGTGGGCACGCACGGCCTCGCGGCGGTGTACGGAGGATCGACAAACTACGCTTCGAGCACATCGAACACGCTGAGTGAGGTCGTGCAACTGGCGACGACTTCGGTGCAGCTTGCGTCAAGCAGCAACCCTTCGATCTCGGGTAAAGGCGTGACGCTGACCGCAGTCGTTTCGGGCTCGGGCGGCGTTCCCGGCGGGACAGTGACGTTCCTGAACGGTGGTGTCACGCTCGGAACGGGAACGGTTGGCGGCTCGGGTCAGGCGACACTCGGTATCACGACGTTGCCGGTCGGCAGCCTGTCGCTGGTCGCGACGTATGGCGGCGATGCAAAGGATAACCCGAGCACCTCGCCCGCGCTGACTCAGGTCGTGCAGCAGGCCACTACGCAGATTTCCCTGACCTCAAGTGCAAACCCGTCCTTCGCCGGGGGGACGGTCACGTACCTTGCTTCGCTCTCGAGCAATGGTGGTGTGCCTTCCGGGCAGATCGTTCTGACCGAAGGCGGCTCAGTACTCTCGACCGCGACCATGAACGGAACGGGAGTGGCGAGCTTCAGCCTGAATAGCCTGGTCGCAGGGTCGCATACGTTGATCGCAAGCTTCGCGGGCGATGCCAGCCATTCGGCGAGCACCTCCAATGCGCTGGTGCAGGTTGTGCAGACCGGGACAAGCGTGACCTCAATCGTATCGAGCAAGAATCCGAGCGTCTTCGGCGACCAGATCGGGATCACCTTCAAGGTGACCGGAACGGCGCAGCAGCCAACCGGCACGGTGACCCTGATGGATCAGGGCACGACTCTGACGACGGTGACCTTGAATGCCTCGGGGGTTGCGACGTATCCGATCTCGAACCTGACCATTGGGGACCATCCTCTTACGGCTACCTACTCGGGCGACACGACGCACGCGGGCAGCACGTCGACCGTGCTGACGCAGCGTGTGCAGGAATCGACGACCACTACCATCCTCTCGAGCGAGAACCCGTCGCTCGTGGGAGATGCCGTGAAGCTGACGGCTGCGGTCGTCGGAACGAACGGGGCAGCGGTGACCGGGACGGTGACCTTCACCGACGGAACCGCGGTGCTCGGCTCGGGCACGGTGGCGAACGGCTCGGTGAGCATCAGCATCTCCAGCCTCGTCGAGGGCACGCATCTGATCGTTGCGAGCTACTCGGGCGACGCGACGAACGTGGCTTCCGCCTCGGCCATGCTCTCACAGGTGGTGATGGCGGCAGGCACGACGGTGACGCTGAGCTCGAACGTAAATCCCTCGGTGACGGGTTCAGCCGTGATCTTCTCGGCGGCTGTATCGAGCAAGGGAGAAAATGCAACCGGATCAGTTACATTTATGGATGGCTCGACGACGCTTGGGACAGGAAAGGTTACAAACGGAGTCGCTACCTTCAGCACGAGCGGTCTGACGGCAGGACAGCATGCGATCGTGGCCCGCTATGGCGGCGACGCCGGCACCCAGGTGAGCGTGTCGAATGCGCTTCTTCAGGCGATCCAGAATAAAACGGGTATCTCCGTGGTGTCGAGCCTGAACCCTGCGCTCACGCTCCAGGGCATTGTACTCACGGCAACCGTCACAAACGGTGAGAATGCAACCGGAGTGGTTACATTTACGGATGGCGCTACACAGATCGGCAGCGTCAACCTTGCCTCCAATGGAACCGCTGTACTCTCTCTGCCATCGCTTGCCGCGGGAAGCCATGCGCTGGTCGCGAGCTATGGCGGCGACAGCTACAACCTGCCTTCGACGACGGCAGCCTTGACCCAGACGGTACAGCTTCGGGCGACCACCACATCGATGGCCGTCTCCTCGGACACTTATCTCTCGGGCGCGCAGATTACCCTGGTCGACGTCGTTCGTGGAGATGGACCTGCGGCACCGACGGGCACAGTGACTTTCATGAGCGGCACGAACCTCATTGGGACGGCGCAGATCTCGACGGGAGGCATCGCGACCCTGACCTTCTTCCCGGTCGATCCCTCGTACACGATCGTCGCGACGTACTCCGGCGATGCCGCTTATGCGGGATCGGTGGCGGATGCAGTCACAATCACCGAGGGTCCTTCGACGACGTTCACCATGACCGCGAACCCCTCGACGATGTCGATGGCGAGCGGATCTCACACAACGATCAGCCTGACGATGACGTCGGTGAAGAACTTCGCCGATACGATCTCGCTCGGTTGCCTTGGGCTTCCCGCCGACGCGACATGCACCTTCTCAACCGACAAGGCGGCACTCGCGGCGAATGGGACAAACGTGGTGCAGTTGACGATCGACACCGGCAATCCGCTCGGGGTTGGGACGTCGGTCACGGCGAAGGCGAAGAGGATGTCGCTCTTCGATGGTGTTCCGGGAACGCTGGAAGCAGGTCTTGCGATTCCGGCCGCTCTTCTGCTCGGTGGCCTGCTTGGATGGGGACGGCGCAGACGAACGCTGCCGCGTCTCCTCTCCCTGATCGTGCTGATTGGTATGGGGATGGGGCTGACCTCGTGCGCGAATCAGTTGACGCAGAATAAGACGCCCGCAGGCTCTTACACGGTCCGCATCGTAGCCTCGGGAGTCCAGACCGGCGCGAGCGAGATCTCCGATCTTGCGCTGACGGTGACCCAATGA
- the mnmA gene encoding tRNA 2-thiouridine(34) synthase MnmA, with translation MSAANTIAPASGIPPPLVPQAPQTIAVAMSGGVDSSAVAALLRAQGHTLVGLTLQLWNQRRLAGHEGMPESVQGRCCSIDDVYDARRVAEHLDIPYYLVNQEARFEAEVVKPFVSEYLAGRTPIPCTLCNNHLKFDALLLTARQIGAELIATGHYARNHFDPIRNRWILSRPADHSKDQTYFLFGLTQDQLAHTLFPLGEMQKPVVRQMAADAGLALAQKPDSQEICFIPGGDYSAFLAAYLEDQGEAQPDLSGDLVSTSGEILGRHTGIHTVTVGQRKGLGLTSPNPLYVLNIHPDSHAVTVGSDADLMSRELHANRLNWISIPDLAEPIRVRAKIRHRHEPAWATLSPAGPDLAHVLFDEPQRAVTPGQAAIFFHEDEVVGGGWIVNPND, from the coding sequence ATGTCCGCCGCTAACACCATCGCGCCCGCGTCCGGCATACCACCGCCGTTGGTGCCGCAAGCCCCGCAGACGATTGCCGTCGCGATGTCGGGTGGCGTCGACTCCTCAGCGGTGGCAGCCCTGCTCCGCGCACAGGGCCATACCCTCGTCGGCCTTACCCTGCAGCTATGGAATCAGCGCCGCCTCGCCGGGCACGAAGGCATGCCCGAGTCCGTCCAGGGCCGCTGCTGCTCCATCGACGACGTCTACGACGCACGACGCGTCGCCGAGCATCTCGACATTCCCTATTACCTCGTCAACCAGGAAGCCCGCTTCGAGGCCGAGGTGGTAAAGCCCTTCGTCTCCGAGTACCTCGCAGGCCGCACGCCTATTCCCTGCACGCTCTGCAACAATCACCTGAAGTTCGACGCGCTCTTGCTTACCGCCCGCCAGATCGGCGCCGAACTCATCGCCACGGGCCACTACGCGCGCAATCACTTCGACCCCATCCGCAACCGCTGGATTCTCTCCCGCCCCGCCGACCATTCCAAGGATCAAACCTACTTCCTCTTCGGCCTGACCCAGGACCAGTTGGCCCACACGCTTTTCCCGCTCGGAGAGATGCAGAAGCCCGTCGTCCGCCAGATGGCCGCCGACGCCGGCCTCGCGCTCGCACAGAAGCCTGACTCGCAGGAGATCTGCTTCATCCCGGGCGGCGACTACTCCGCTTTCCTCGCCGCCTATCTCGAAGATCAGGGCGAAGCGCAACCCGACCTCTCGGGCGATCTGGTCTCCACGTCGGGCGAGATCCTTGGGCGCCACACCGGGATCCATACGGTTACCGTCGGCCAGCGCAAGGGTCTCGGTCTTACCAGCCCAAATCCACTCTATGTCCTGAACATTCACCCCGACAGCCACGCGGTCACCGTAGGCTCAGACGCCGACCTGATGAGCCGCGAACTCCACGCCAACCGGTTGAACTGGATCTCGATCCCCGATCTCGCCGAACCCATCCGCGTGCGTGCCAAGATCCGCCACCGCCACGAGCCGGCCTGGGCCACCCTCTCGCCAGCCGGCCCCGATCTAGCCCACGTCCTCTTCGACGAGCCTCAGCGCGCCGTCACCCCCGGCCAGGCCGCCATCTTCTTCCATGAAGACGAGGTCGTCGGCGGAGGCTGGATCGTCAACCCGAACGATTGA
- a CDS encoding YtxH domain-containing protein translates to MADNESGISGFGWFLTGLGIGALIGVLYAPKAGKDTRDDLVAGALDAKEKANAYAQQTAQKATEAYNQGVAKANDLVAQGKQVAGDYVDKGKDYYDKGRTQWSQYVDKGKDLINNQKEGVSAAVDAGTDAYLSKTAPETVS, encoded by the coding sequence ATGGCTGATAACGAAAGCGGAATTAGCGGTTTTGGTTGGTTTTTGACGGGTCTCGGTATCGGTGCTCTGATCGGCGTTCTTTACGCCCCCAAGGCTGGCAAGGATACACGCGATGATCTCGTCGCGGGTGCGCTCGATGCGAAGGAAAAGGCGAACGCCTACGCGCAGCAGACAGCACAGAAAGCGACCGAGGCCTACAACCAGGGTGTCGCCAAGGCAAACGACCTCGTTGCGCAGGGCAAACAGGTTGCGGGCGACTACGTCGACAAGGGCAAGGATTACTACGACAAGGGCCGCACCCAGTGGTCGCAATACGTCGACAAGGGTAAGGATTTGATCAATAACCAGAAGGAAGGCGTTTCTGCTGCGGTGGATGCCGGCACGGACGCTTATCTGAGCAAGACGGCGCCCGAAACTGTGTCGTAA
- a CDS encoding BON domain-containing protein, giving the protein MTPASDHPITRAATVAALAISLALSGCKSTPAPATDDASLNAALQSRLQSDPGLAGQPFQASVKDGVATLTGTVTNPAARSLAANDASQVAGIRTVINSLSLVAPAPTEPEVVTTPPPAPVKPIPAKRDRVKVPPPQRARVEPPPPPMPAPIERPEPQTAQVDPTPPPPPPPAPKPAPPAFRTVRVPSGTELPVRITQTLDSASTQAGTSFSGTLASDVIVDGLIAFPTGTKVSGRVEDVKDAGHFSGNSLLAVSLTSVSRRGETFPITTDTYSKQGNGRGKNTAEKVGGGAAIGAILGGILGGGKGAAIGAASGGGIGAGVNGVTRGQQVQIPSESLVRFRLNTEISVKASLKSEGDDNGDLQHHDQ; this is encoded by the coding sequence ATGACTCCAGCATCCGACCATCCCATCACCCGCGCCGCCACCGTCGCCGCGCTCGCGATCTCTCTCGCGCTCTCCGGCTGCAAATCCACGCCCGCGCCCGCAACCGACGACGCAAGCCTCAACGCAGCGCTGCAAAGCCGTCTGCAGTCCGATCCCGGCCTGGCGGGCCAGCCCTTCCAGGCATCCGTGAAGGATGGCGTCGCGACCCTCACGGGCACCGTGACCAACCCAGCCGCACGTTCTCTCGCCGCGAACGACGCCTCGCAGGTCGCCGGCATCCGCACTGTCATCAACAGTCTTTCGCTCGTCGCCCCCGCACCCACCGAACCCGAAGTCGTTACGACCCCACCTCCCGCGCCCGTCAAACCCATCCCGGCGAAGCGCGACCGCGTCAAGGTTCCACCGCCCCAACGCGCCCGCGTCGAGCCCCCGCCACCCCCGATGCCGGCTCCGATCGAGCGCCCCGAACCCCAGACAGCGCAGGTCGATCCAACTCCGCCACCGCCACCACCGCCCGCGCCGAAGCCAGCCCCGCCTGCCTTCCGTACCGTGCGGGTTCCTTCCGGAACGGAGCTTCCAGTACGCATTACCCAGACGCTCGACAGTGCATCCACGCAGGCCGGGACCAGCTTCTCCGGAACACTCGCCAGTGACGTCATCGTCGATGGCCTCATCGCCTTCCCCACAGGGACCAAGGTCAGCGGTCGCGTTGAAGACGTCAAGGACGCTGGCCACTTCAGCGGAAACTCCCTGCTTGCTGTCTCGCTGACCAGCGTCAGCCGCCGCGGCGAGACCTTCCCCATCACGACCGACACCTATTCCAAGCAGGGCAACGGCCGCGGCAAGAACACAGCCGAAAAGGTCGGTGGCGGAGCTGCTATCGGAGCTATCCTCGGAGGCATCCTCGGAGGTGGCAAAGGAGCCGCGATCGGAGCCGCATCCGGCGGCGGCATCGGCGCGGGGGTCAACGGCGTCACCCGAGGGCAACAGGTGCAGATCCCCTCGGAAAGCCTCGTCCGCTTCCGCCTGAACACGGAGATCAGCGTCAAAGCTTCCTTGAAGAGTGAGGGAGACGACAACGGCGACCTCCAGCATCACGACCAGTAG